From the genome of Deltaproteobacteria bacterium, one region includes:
- a CDS encoding LysM peptidoglycan-binding domain-containing protein has translation MKRIPDIVAFGRKLRNSRGNFARLLWFIAAAGLASGCGYYVTAEKGDTLYSLSHEYGLTVNDVLDANPDIQDADRIYEGQKIKIPRDKSYKFAATETQAKSAER, from the coding sequence CGGGCGCAAGTTGCGAAATTCGCGCGGGAATTTCGCGCGGTTGCTGTGGTTCATCGCCGCGGCGGGTCTCGCGAGCGGCTGCGGTTATTACGTGACGGCCGAGAAGGGCGACACGTTGTATTCGCTTTCGCATGAGTACGGCCTGACGGTGAATGACGTCCTCGACGCGAATCCCGACATTCAGGATGCCGACCGCATCTACGAAGGCCAAAAGATCAAGATTCCGCGCGACAAGTCCTACAAGTTCGCGGCCACCGAAACGCAGGCGAAATCGGCCGAGCGA